The genomic region GTCCCAGTGTGGCCGGTCACCCTCTCAGGCCGGCTACCCGTCGTTGCCTTGGTGGGCCGTTACCCCGCCAACAAGCTGATAGGCCGCGAGCTCATCCTTCTCCGCCGGAGCTTTCCACCTTCCAACATGCGAAGGAAGGTCGTATTCGGCATTAGCCATCGTTTCCAATGGTTATTCCGAAGAGAAGGGCAGATTGCTCACGTGTTACTCACCCGTTCGCCGCTCGTGTACTCCCGAAGGAGCCTTACCGCTCGACTTGCATGTGTTAAGCACGCCGCCAGCGTTCGTCCTGAGCCAGGATCAAACTCTCCGTTGAAAGTTTTTCCTAGCCGAAGCTAGGTAACAACTTGAGTTGATACTGACAACTTGATTGCTGACAATCTAATTGTCGGAATTGTCCTCGACGACATTGGACCGAAGTCCTCCGTCGACGGGGGTTTGTACTGATTATTCGTCGACTTTTGGCACACTGTTGAGTTCTCAAGGATCAGACGCACACCTGCGGCTTGCTCCTGGTGGAGCGCCCCGCTCGGGGCAACTGTTCTAACCTACACGGTCCGTGTCCGCCCGGTCAAACCGGGGTTCGTTCCCGTGTCACTCTCCGTTGTCAGCGTTCAGTTTCCGGATCTGCCCCAGAGTCAAAGCTCCGGGAAGCGTTCCTGGCGTTGAACGTTTCGGTTCGAGTGGCTGCTAGCTCCGATCGCCCGGCGTTTCCGCCTTGCGCTCCGTCGTGCTGTGCAACAAGAAGAACATTACGCGGCCGTTTCGCGAATCGTCAAATCCAGATCGTGTGACCCGCACCACAGAGTTTCACGAATGTAGTTTCACGCCTGCAATTTGGCGCTTTCCGCGGCGCAGAACGATCCAGGATTCGTGCAGCGGGGCGATGTCGGACAGCGCTTGCTCGGGATCGTCGATACGCGCGTTGTTCGCGTACGCGCCACCGTCGGTGACCGCGCGGCGCGCCGCCGAGCGGCTGTCGGACAGGCCGGTCGCGACCAAGGCATCCGTGACGGTGGCCGTGGCGTCGAGCTCGGCCGTGCCGGCCTCGGTGAGGGCCGCCGACAACGTGGCCTCCGGGAGGTCGTCCAGGGCCCCGCGGCCGAACAGGGCCGTGGCGGCCAGCTCGGCGGCGTCGGTCTCGCTCTCCCCGTGCACCAGCGTCGTGAGCTCGCGGGCCAGGCGACGCTGCGGCAGCCGTCGCCCGGGCGCCTCGGCGTGTTCGGCCATCAGCGCGTCGACCTCGTCGATGCCCAGGAAGGTGAACTGCTTGAGGTACTCCCCCACCTTCGCGTCCTCGGCCTGCATCCAGGCCTGGTGGAACGCGTACGGACTCATGAGCTCCGGGTCGAGCCAGATCGTGCCGGTCTCGGTCTTGCCGAACTTGGTGCCGTCGGCCTTGGTGATCAACGGCGTCGCCAGGGCATGGGCCTTGCCACCGTCGGACCGCCGGATGAGCTCCACCCCCGCCGTGAGGTTGCCCCACTGGTCGCTGCCCCCGGTCTGCAGGACGCAGCCGTGGCGTCGGTACAGCTCCAGGAAGTCGAGCGACTGCAGCAGGACGTAGCTGAACTCGGTGTAGCTGATGCCTGACTCGAGTCGGCTGCTGACGACGTCGCGGGCCAGCATCCGGTTGACGGGGAAGTGCTTGCCGATGTCGCGCAGGAAGTCGATCGTGTTGATCTGACTCGTCCAGTCGAGGTTGTTGACGACCGCGGCGGCGTTCTCGCCCTCGAACGACACGAACCGGGAGACCTGGGTGCGGATGCGGTCGACCCAGTCGGCCACGATCTCGCGACTGTTCATGACGCGCTCCCCGGACTGCTTGGGATCACCGATGAGCCCGGTCGAACCTCCCACCAGGATCAGCGGTCGGTGGCCCGCCAGCTGGAGCCGCCGGGCCGTGAGGAGCTGCAGCAGGTTGCCCACGTGCAGGCTGGGCGCCGTCGGGTCGAAGCCGACGTAGTAGGTGAGCGGCCCCTCGTCGAGTGCCGCGCGCAACGCGTCGGCGTCGGTGGCGTGCGCGACGAGGCCGCGCGCGTCGAGGTCGTCGAGGACGTGGGTCACCACAGGCTCCTGGGATTCGGGGACGACGGGCGTCCCGGTTGCTGTCGTCGTCATTGTGGCCGACGCGGCGGCGGGCCCGGGGCACGGGGCGAGCGACGGTAGGCCGACACCGTGGGGTCGCCCGCGATCCAGAACCGCCAGGGCTCATCGGCGGCCAGCGAGACGCCGACCCGGGGGCCGGCGAGGATCTCCGGGTCCTCGACGCGCTCCCCCAGGCCGAGGCCCGAGCCGGTCGTGACCGGGGTGCCGAGGTCGGCCAGCGTGATCCCGAGGGCCTGCGCCAGGTTGCCGGGACCGCGCGCGAGCCGGACATCAGTGACAGTCCCCCGCCGTTCCCGCGCGAGCTCGTGCCCGTCGACGACCCTCCCGGCCCGCAGCAGCACCGCCGCGGCCAGCTCACGGGGCCCGGTCACGACGTTGGCGCAGTGGTGGATCCCGTAGGAGCGGTAGACGTACAGCCGCCCCGACGGTCCGTACATCGTCTCCGACCTCGGCGTGCGGGTGAACGCGTGGGAGGCCGGGTCCTCGATGCCGCCGTACGCCTCGACCTCGGTCAGGACGACCGTGACCCCGTGCCCCGTGAAGGAGCGGCCGAGCAGCGATCTGGCGCGCTCGACGACGGTACCGGTGTGCAGGTCATCCACCGTGGCCACCGACGCGGGACACTGGACGTGTGCAGAACGGACCCGTGCGAGTCGACGTGAGGTGGGGCCGGTCCACGGACGAGGGACTGCTGCGGTGCCTGGTCGCCGACGGAATGGGGGGCGACGCCGAGGACCTCGTGGAACGGCGGCTGTGCCCCGGCTGCGGCGGCTCCGACCACGGTCGGCCGTCCGTGCGACGCCGGGGCGTGAGCACGGGGTGGGTCAGCGTGGCACGGCACCAGGACGTGATGGTCGTGGCCTGGAGCCCGGACGCCCCCGTCGGCATCGACGTCGACGCGGTGCACGCCGGCGACGCGTGGGTGCGGCGTGAGGCACGCGGCAAGGCCGACGGCAGCGGGATCACGGGCACGGATCCCGCGCACCTGGAGACCCTGCTGCTGACCGCACCGCCGGGTCTGGTCGCGGCGCTGGCCGTCGACGCACCGCAGCCGTGGTCGATCACCCTCACGTGAGCGGCGGCAGCGCCGTCTCGTCGAGCCACGGGCCGAAGAACTCCGCGCCGTCGACGCCCGCGAGCTCCTGAGCGAGCTCGACGAAGTCGTCGGTCGTGACCCCCGAGTGCCGGTACCGATCGGTCCACGAGCGCAAGAGCTCGAAGAACGCCTCGTCGCCGACGCGCAGCCGCAGCGCGTGCAGCGTGAGGGCACCGCGCTTGTAGAGCCGGTCGTCGAACATGTCGTCGGGCCCAGGGTCCGAGAGCACCAGGTCCTGCTTGAGCTCCGCGAGGCGGTGCCACTGCTCCTCGGCGTGGGCCGCCGCGGGACGACCGCCCGACTCCTCCGACCAGAGCCACTCGGCGTAGCAGGCGAAGCCCTCGTGGAGCCAGATGTCACGCCAGTGCCGCAGTGTGACGCTGTTGCCGAACCACTGGTGCGCGAGCTCGTGCGCGATGAGCCGCTGGGCCGACCAGTCGCGGTCGACGAGGTTGGAGCCGAAGATCGACAGGCTGTGCGCCTCGAGCGGGATCTCGAGCTCGTCGTCGGTCACGACCGCGGCGTAGGTCTGGAACGGGTACGGGCCGAACAGCCGGCTGAACACCTCGATCATCGCGGGCTGGTCGGCGAACGCCTCGGCGACCGCTGACTTGCGCCCGGGCGGGCACCAGGTCGTGAGCTCGACCCCCGCGGCCTCGCCCTTCAGGGGGACGTAGCGGCCCACCTGGACCGTGGCGAGGTAGGTGGCCATGGGCGAGGACTCGGCGAACTCGTGGCGCACGGTGCTGCCGCGACGCCGGGTGGCCACGGCGCGGCCGTTCGCGATCGCCGTGTAGCCCTGGGGCACCGTGATGCCGAAGGCGTAGGTGGCCTTGTCGTCGGGTCGGTCGTTGCACGGGAACCAGCTGGGCGCACCGTGCGGCTGCGACGCCACGATGAGGCCGTCGGCGAGCTCCTCCCAGCCAGCCTCGCCGTCCGGCCCGGGCATGGGCTGCGGCGAGCCGTGGTAAGAGATCTCGAGGGTGAACTCGGTGCCCGCCGGGATCGTCCGCTGCGGGCGGACCACGAGGTGGTGGCCCCGGTGGTTGAACTTCGCCGGCGGTGCCCCGTCGAGCTTGAGCTTGGAGACCCGGAGCCGGTACAGGTCGAGCGTCAGGTCGTCGAGGTCCTCGAGCGCCGTGCAGCTCAGCATCGCGACGCCGGACAGCGCGTTCGTGACCAGCACGACCGCGAGCTCGAGGTCGTAGTGGCGGACGCTGTAGCTCGGGTCACCGTGCTTGGGCACGTAGACGTCGTTGCCGAGGGGTCCTCGGGACAGGAGGCGCTTCATCCGGCGTCGACCCACGGCCCGATCGGGTTGCCGATCCACCGGGTCTTGGCGGGCACCGACTCGCCACGCATGACCAGGGACACCGGTCCCACGGTGGCGTGGCGGCCGAGCGAGGCGGCGGGGAGGACCACGCCGTGCGGCCCGAGGGTGGCACCTGCTGCGAGCCTGACGGTGTCCATGCTGAGTATCCGATCATGGAACAGGTGCGTCTGCACCACGCACCCTCGGTTGACGGTGCTCCCGGCGTCGAGACGCACGAGATCGGTCTCGGGGAGCCAGTACGACTCGCACCAGACACCGCGGCCGATCCGGGCACCGAGCGTGCGGAGCCAGGCGTTGAGCACCGGGGTCGCCAGCACGTGGCGGGTGAACCACGGCGCCGCGACCACCTCGACGAAGGCGTCCGCCAGCTCGTTGCGCCACACGAAGCCGCTCCACAGGGGGTGCCCGCCGGGACGGACGCGACCGACGAGCGTCCACTTCGCGAGCGTCGTGACGCCCGCGGCCAGGACGCCGCCGAGCGCCAGCACGACGCCGCCGAGCAGCGCGGCGACCGTGACCGACCCGTGCGCCAGGAGCCAGATCATGCCGGCCACGACGAGGACCCCGATCCAGGCCGAGACCCAGACCGCCGCGATCCGGCACACCTCGACCAGAGCGCGGAGCACCCGCAGGCGACGCGGCGGCTCGAAGGTCCGGGACGCGTCGGTGTCGCCGGAGGAGCGACGCAGCTGCACGGGTGGGCTGCCGAGCCACGACGTACCGGCCTTGGCCGTGCCCCGCCGTGGCGCCGCCGACAGCACGGCGACGAGGCCTCCCTTCGGCACCTTGCGGCCCGGCGCCGTCATGCCGGAGTTGCCGACGAAGGCGCGGCGGCCGATCTTGACCCGCTCGACCCGGAGCCAGCCCCCGCCCAGCTCGTACATGCCCAGCATCGTGTCGTCGGCGAGGAACGCGCCGTCGTTCACGGTGGTCAGGCTCGGGATCATCAGGACCGTCGACGCCTCGACGTCGGTGCCGATGCGGGCGCCGAGGAGTCGCAACCACGTCGGGGTCAGGAAGCTCGAGTAGAGCGGGAAGAGCCACGTGCGCGCCTCGTCGAGCACCCGCACGACGGTCCACGCCCGCCAGGCCTGGCTGCCGTGGATCGGGTGGGTGCCCGGCTCGAGCCGGCGCGACTGCAGCCGGACCACGGCGACGATCGCGGCGGCGAGCACCAGACCTGCGACGACCATGATGGCCGGCACGGCGACGAACGCCGTCACGAAGGCGGACTCAGCGTCGTAGGGAACACCCGTGACCGCGAGCCCCAGCAGGGCCGCGAGGGCGAGGCTCAGACCGGGAAGCGCCGACAGCAGGGGCGCCGTCACTCCGTAGGCGACCATCCACGCTGGACTGCGCCGCGCCTTGCTGGTGACCGACGGGCCGCGTGCCGGTCCCACGGCCTCCGCGGGTGCCCCGGACCAGTACTCGCCGGTGGGCACGGCGCCGAAGACCACGGAGCCGGGCCCGATCTCGGCGTCGTCGCCGACCTCGGCTCCTCCGGCGAGCGTGCTCCGGGTGCCGATCCGGGTTCGCTTGCCGACCTCGACACGGCCCAGGTGGAACGTGCCGCCGTCGACCCAGTGCCCGGACACGTCGACCTCGGGCTCGATCGAGCTGTGGGCGCCCAGGGTCAGGAACCCCGTGACGGGTGGGACCGTGTGGAGGTCGACGCCTCGACCCACGGTGCAGCCCAGCAGCTTGGCGTAGAGCGTCGTCAGCGCGGCGGAGCCGAGGCCGGTGGCCCCGACCTCGGCCGCCAGGCGTTCGGCGAACCAGACGCGCACGTGGGTGGCCCCACCCCGCCGGTACCGACCCGGGACCACGCCCAGCAACACGAGCCGAGACAACGCAGCAGCGACCACGATCCGGCCCGGGGGGAGCACGAGCAGCAACCACAACGGCACGACCCACGCCCAGCTCACCGCGGGGAGCCACACGGCGTCCAGGAGCTCCCGCGCCGCCAGGACCCCGAGACCGGTCCAGGCGAGCCAGCGCAGGCCGCCGACGGTGCGGGCGACGACGGTGGCCAGGGTGAGGGCGACCTGCGAGGCGAGCGGGACGGGGTGCACCGTCTCGTTGCCCTTCGCGTCGCGGCCCCGCAGGGACTCCAGGACGACCGCGAGGTCGCCGAGGGTCGGGTGCTCGTAGACGTCGGCGACCGTGAGCTCCGGCACCTCCTCGCGGACCCGCGCGACGAGCTGGGCGGCGGTCAGGCTGCCACCGCCGAGGTCGAAGAAGTCCGCGTCCGCTCCCCCGGGGCTGGCGCCGAGCAGGTCGCGCCAGATGCCCGCGAGCCACGCAGCGCCGGCGCCGAGGTCGGCCGTCGCGGACTCGTCCGAGGGCAGCGGCCACGGGAGCGCGTCGCGGTCGACCTTGCCGGACGTGCGCGTGGGGATCGTCTCGACGACTGCGAGCCGGGGCACCATCGCGGCGGGCATCGTCGCGCGGAGGTGCTGGGACGCCGACGAGGCGTCGAACGCGGGGTCGACCCGCACATAGCCGACGAGGACCGTGTTGCCCGCGGCGCTCTTGCGGATCGCCGCGGCCGCGGCGACGACCCCCGGCAGGCCGAGCAGCGCGCTGTCGAGCTCGCCGAGCTCGATCCGGCGACCACCGATCTTGACCTGGTCGTCCGCACGGCCCTGGAACAGCAGGCCGTCGGGATCGTTCAGGACGACGTCACCGCTGCGGTAGGCACGCTCCCAGCCCAAGGTCGGCATCGCGGCGTACTTCTCGGCGTCCTTCGCCGGGTCAAGGTAGCGGGCCAGACCGACGCCGCCGATGATGAGCTCCCCCGGCTCGCCCTCGGGGACGCGATGGCCCTGCGCGTCGACGACCGCGAGGTCCCAGCCGTCCAGGGGCAGCCCGATCCGCACGGGGCCCTCCGGCCCGAGCCGCGCACCGCAGGCCACGACGGTGGCCTCGGTCGGGCCGTAGGTGTTCCAGACCTCGCGATCGGCCGTGGCCAGCCGGGCGCCGATCTCGGGCGGGCAGGCCTCGCCGCCGAGGATCAGCAGGCGGACGCGGTCGAGGGCCGAGGTGGGCCACAGCGACACGAGCGTGGGCACGGTCGACACGACGGTGATGCCGTTGGCGACGAGCCAGCTCCCCAGCTCGGCGCCACTCTTGACCAAGGAACGCGGGGCCGGGACGAGGCAGGCCCCGTGCCGCCAGGCCAGCCACATCTCCTCGCACGAGGCGTCGAACGCGACCGACAGCCCGGCCATGACCCGGTCGCCCGGCCCGAGTGGCGCGTCGGCGAGGAACCAGCGTGCCTCCGCGTCGACGAACGCTGCCGCGCTGCGGTGGCGCACGGCGACGCCCTTCGGGGTGCCGGTCGAACCTGAGGTGAAGATGATCCAGGCGTCATCCTCGGTCGTGGGGAACGCGCGTTCCTCCTCGCTCAGGTCGCGCGCGGCACGGCGGAGGGCGATCTGCATCCCGTCGCCCACGACCGCTGCCACGGACGCTTCCCCCAGCACGGTGCGAGCACGTTCCGGCGGGTCATCGACGTCGACCGGCACGTAGGCGGCCCCCGCGACGACGACGCCGGCGATCGCGGCGTACAGGTCGACCGTGCCCGAGTCGATGCGGATGCCCACCCGGTCGCCGCGGCCCACGCCGAGCGCGTGGAGCTCGTCGGCCAGGAGCGAGGCGCGCTCCCAGAACTCGGCGTAGGTGAGGACCTCGGCGCCGTTGTCGACCGCCGGGGACTCCGGCACGGTCTCGGCCGTCGTGCGCAGGATGTCGACCAGGGTGCGCGGATCCGGCGCGGCGGCGGATCGCAGCAGGGGCGAGTCCGCAACGGGGTCGGTCACCGGCGGATGGTTTCACGTCCAGGTGAACGCGAGATGACCCGCAGGACCGGGACCGACCCGGGAACACCCACCGCACGGGTGCTGTTGGAACGACCATGAGCAACAACACCGTGAAGGTCGACGTGTGGTCCGACATCGCGTGCCCGTGGTGCTTCGTCGGGAAGCGCCGCTTCGAGCAGGCCGTGGCGCGCTTCGACGGAGAGGTCGAGGTGGAGTACCACTCCTTCGAGCTCTCCCCCGAGACGCCCGTCGACTACGCCGGCTCCGAGGCCGAGTTCCTCGCGCAGCACAAGGGCCTGCCGACGCAGCAGGCCGAGCAGATGCTCGCGCAGATGACCGAGCTCGCCGCGGGCGAGGGACTGGCCTACGACTTCGGCCGCCTGCAGCACGCCAACACCGTGCTGGCCCACCAGGCGCTGCACCACGCCAAGGCGCACGGCCGGCAGACCGAGCTCAAGGAGCGGCTCCTGGCGGCGTACTTCGAGCAGGGTCTGAACCTCAACCACGTCGAGGTGCTCGCCGACCTCGCCGCCGAGGTGGGGCTCGACCGCGACGCGGTGCTCGCCGACCTCGCTGAGGGCACCCACCTCGAGGCAGTGCGCGCCGATCAGGAGCAGGCGATCGAGTACGGCATCGGCGGCGTCCCGTTCTACGTCTTCGACGGCCGTCTGGCGGTCTCCGGCGCGCAGTCCCCCGACGTCTTCGTGTCGGCACTCGAGCGGGTCGCGCAGGAGTCGGGACAACCCGCATGACCGGCCCCTTCGAGCTGGTCGGTGACGCCGACGCGCCCGTGTGCGTCGACGACGTCTGCGCACTGCCCGCGGACGCCGTCGGGGCCGTGCCCGCAGGTGCGGACACGGCCCCGACGGACGAGCAGGGCTAGGTCAGACCAGGTCGGTGCCGGCCTCCGGCTTCACGGCCAGGACGGGGCACGGCGCGTCGAGGATGATGCGCTGCGCGACGCTGCCCAGCAGCATCTTGCCGACCGGCGACCGGTGCCGGATGCCGACGACCGCGAGGGTCGCGGCGGTCGTGCGGATCTCCTCGACCACGGCGGTCGCGACGTCGTCCACGACGCCGTGCGCGACCCGCACCTCGAGCCCCAGCGCCGTGACCGCGGCCGTCACCCGCGCGATCTCGTCGTCGGCGGCGTAGCGCCGGTCGACGAGCGCGTCGCCGCGTGTCACGTTGACGACCACCAGGTCCTCGCGCCTCTGCTCCGCCTGGGCCACCCCGTGCGCCAGTGCGGCTGCTCCGAAGTCGTCGGCCGACCAGGCCACCACGACCGTCATACGGACACCTCCTGCTTCTCGTTCTCCGGATCGGACGTGCCGGCTCCCGCTCGGCGTCCCGCCACGATCGTGCCGACCAGCAGCAGCGCCATGACGAGGTAGACCACGACGGCGACCGGCTCGCCCCACAGCGTCGAGACGTCACCCTGCGAGATCGCGAGTGCCTGCGTGAGCTGGAGCTCCAGCAGCGGACCGAGAATCACGCCGATGATGAGCGGCAGCACGGGGAGCCCGAACCGTCGCATCGCCAGGCCCAGCAGGCCCAGCAGGCCCAGGAGCCCGAGGTCGAACGCGTCGAAGTTGACGCTGTAGGCGCCGAGTGACGCGAAGAACAGGATTCCGGCGTACAGGTAGGGCCGCGGGATCTGCAGGAGCTTGGCCCACACCGGCGCGAGCGGCAGGTTGATGACCAGCAGCAGGGTGTTCGCGATGAACAGGCTCGCGAGCAGGGCCCACACGAGATCGGGATTGGCGTCCATGAACTGCGGGCCGGGCTGCAGGCCGTAGTTCTGCATCGCCACCAGGATGACCGCGGCGGTCGCCGTGGTGGGCAGGCCGATCGCGAGCAGCGGCACGAGCGTGCCCGCGGCCGAGGCGTTGTTCGCGGCCTCGGGACCGGCGACGCCCTCGATGGCTCCGTGGCCGAACTCCTCGGGGTGCTTCGTGAGGCGACGCTCCGTGATGTAGGACAGGAACGTCGGGACCTCGGCACCACCGGCCGGCAGCGCGCCGAACGGGAACCCGAAGGCCGTCCCGCGCAGCCACGGCTTCCACGACCGACCCCAGTCGGCGCGGCTCATCCAGGGCTGGCCGACCGGGATGATCTCGAGGGGCTTGCGACGCAGGTGCGCCGCGACCCACAGGGCCTCGCCGATCGCGAAGATCGCCACGGCGACGACCACGATGTCGATGCCGTCGGCGAGCTTGGCCTCACCGAAGGTCAGACGCGCCTGACCGGTCGACGTGCCGATCAGGCCGATCGACAGTCCCAGGAACAGCGCCACGAAACCTCGCAGCTTCGACGACCCGAGCACCGCGGTGACGGCGAACAGGGCGAGCAGCATGATGGCGAAGTAGGACGGGGCGCCGAGCTGGACGACGAGGTCGGCGATGTTCGGCGCGAGCACCACGAGCAGGACCGTCCCGATCGTGCCCGCGATGAACGAGCCGACGGCCGCCGTGGCGAGGGCCTGGGCCGCCCGGCCCTTCTTGGCCATCTTGTTGCCCTCGAGGGCCGTGACGACCGAGGAGGACTCCCCCGGCGTGTTCAGCAGGATCGAGGTCGTCGATCCGCCGTACATGCCGCCGTAGTAGATGCCCGCGAACAGGATGAGTGCGCTGCTCGGCGAGACGCTGTACGTCACGGGCAGCAGCAGGGCCACGGTCATGGCCGGGCCGATGCCCGGCAGCACGCCGACGGCGGTGCCCAGCAGCACGCCGATCACGGCGAACAGGAGGTTGGTGGGGGTCAGCGCGGTGGCGAACCCGTCGAGGAGCAGCTCCATGTCAGAGCACCCCGTCCAGGACGCCCGCGGGGATCGGGATGCCGAGCCCCACGTAGAGCCCGTACCAGGTCAGCAGCGACAGTGCCACGCCGATGCCGATGTCGAGGATCAGCCGGCGACTGCCGAGGATGCGCGCGGTGCCGACGAACAGGAAGGCTCCCACGATCGCCCAGCCGAGCCAGCCGATCGTGAGCACGACGACCGAGAACACGACCCCGAGCTTGGCCACCGTGGCCCAGTCGCTGCCCTGGGTCAGGTCGATGTCCTCGCCGTCCTCGGCCTCGGCCACGTCACCGCGCCAGGTGGCGATGGCGAGCAGCGCGGACAGGAGCACGAGGACCGTGCCGATCACGAATCCGAAGGCGTACGGCTGGACCGGTTGGTCGGCGAAGCCCTTCTCGAGGCCTGAGGCGTCGACCAGGACCAGCACGCCGACGACGAGCAGGAACGCCGCCAGTCCGTACTGCGCGGTGTCGACGACCTTCCCGCGTGCAGGCACGCGGGTGTCGTGGGTGATGTCGGTGTCGGTGCTCATGCCAGTCCCAGCTCCTTCAGCGTCTGCTCGACGCGGTCGTTCTGGTCGATGAGGAACTCCTCGAACTCCTGGCCGACCATGAAGTTGTCGATCCATCCGTTGCGCTCGAGGGCCTCGTCCCACTCGGGCGTCTCGCGCATCTCGGTCAGGAGGTCCACGAGCTCCTGACGGGCCTCGGTCGAGATCCCCGGGGGTGCGAGAACACCGCGCCAGTTCAGGAACTCCATGTCGACGCCCCCCTCGCGGAGCGTCGGGGCGTCGACGGTCTCGAGGCGCTCGGCGCCCGAGACCGCGAGGACGCGCAGCTCGCCGCTGTCGATCTGGCCCTGGAACTCGCCGAGCCCCGACATGCCGACGTCGATCTTCTCGCCGAGCAGCGCGGTCGTGAGCGGACCGCCGCCGTCGTAGGAGATGTAGTTGACGTCGTTCGGATCGATGCCGACGGTCTGCGCCAGCTGCATCGGGAAGAGGTGATCGGGGCCACCGGGTGAGGAGCCGCCACCGACCGTGATGCTGCCCGGATCGGCCTTCCAGGCCTCGACCAGGTCGTCCAGCGTCTGGAAGGGCGAGTCCGCCGGGACGAGGATGCCCTCGGCCTCCGCGACGAGCCCGGCGATCGGGGTGGCCCGGTCGACCGTGGCGTCGGACCGGTTGGTGAACACGGCACCGACGACGCCCAGGCCCATCAGGAGCATGACGTCCTCGGACCCCTCCTCGTTGAGCAGCCGCTGCATCGCGACGGTGCCGCTCGCACCGATGACGTTGTTGATCTCGAACCGACCGGTCAGCCCCTCCTGCTCCATCGTCTGGGCCGCCGCACGACCGGTGAGGTCGTAGCCGCCACCGGGGCTGTTGGGGATCATCATCCGCAGCCGTCGGTTGTCGGGGTCGGTGCCGTCACGCGTCACACCACACGCGGATACGGTGGCGACGAGGACGGCGGCGAGGGCCAGTGCGAGAGCACGGCTCCATCGACGTGATGTCATGGTTCCTCCTGGGTCACGACGATCCTGCGCGATGATGTGGGCTGCGTCACTCTTCTGGACGCAAAGGAGGTTGTGGTCGTTGTGGTCATGCGTCGCACCCGGCTGACACTCGCCGGCCAGGTCCTCGTCCTGCAGCTCGTGGTCATGAGCGGAGTCCTCGTCGTGATCGCGATCATCTCGGTGCGGCAGAGCACCGAGACCTTCCAGGCGACCCGTGGCAGCGCCATGCGGTCGGTGGCCGAGTACACCTCGAACGTCTCGGTCGTGCGTGACCAGGTCGACGAGGTCGGCGCCACGCGGGCCCTGGCGCCCACGGTCGATCGCAGCCTGCAGCTCTCGGGCGCCACGACGGTGGCGATCGCCGACGCGAACGGCACGATCGTCGCCTCGTCCGACCCGCAGGAGGTCGGTACGCAGGCCGTCCTCGGTGACAGCAGGATCCAGGAGGGCCGCGGCTGGAGCGGCGACCTCACGATCGACGGCGCGCGGGTCGTGGTGGCGCACGCCCCCGTCATCGGCGACGAGGGCACCCTGCTCGGATTCACGATC from Aeromicrobium sp. Sec7.5 harbors:
- a CDS encoding DsbA family oxidoreductase produces the protein MSNNTVKVDVWSDIACPWCFVGKRRFEQAVARFDGEVEVEYHSFELSPETPVDYAGSEAEFLAQHKGLPTQQAEQMLAQMTELAAGEGLAYDFGRLQHANTVLAHQALHHAKAHGRQTELKERLLAAYFEQGLNLNHVEVLADLAAEVGLDRDAVLADLAEGTHLEAVRADQEQAIEYGIGGVPFYVFDGRLAVSGAQSPDVFVSALERVAQESGQPA
- the tyrS gene encoding tyrosine--tRNA ligase → MTHVLDDLDARGLVAHATDADALRAALDEGPLTYYVGFDPTAPSLHVGNLLQLLTARRLQLAGHRPLILVGGSTGLIGDPKQSGERVMNSREIVADWVDRIRTQVSRFVSFEGENAAAVVNNLDWTSQINTIDFLRDIGKHFPVNRMLARDVVSSRLESGISYTEFSYVLLQSLDFLELYRRHGCVLQTGGSDQWGNLTAGVELIRRSDGGKAHALATPLITKADGTKFGKTETGTIWLDPELMSPYAFHQAWMQAEDAKVGEYLKQFTFLGIDEVDALMAEHAEAPGRRLPQRRLARELTTLVHGESETDAAELAATALFGRGALDDLPEATLSAALTEAGTAELDATATVTDALVATGLSDSRSAARRAVTDGGAYANNARIDDPEQALSDIAPLHESWIVLRRGKRQIAGVKLHS
- a CDS encoding DNA-3-methyladenine glycosylase; this translates as MDDLHTGTVVERARSLLGRSFTGHGVTVVLTEVEAYGGIEDPASHAFTRTPRSETMYGPSGRLYVYRSYGIHHCANVVTGPRELAAAVLLRAGRVVDGHELARERRGTVTDVRLARGPGNLAQALGITLADLGTPVTTGSGLGLGERVEDPEILAGPRVGVSLAADEPWRFWIAGDPTVSAYRRSPRAPGPPPRRPQ
- a CDS encoding Pls/PosA family non-ribosomal peptide synthetase, with amino-acid sequence MTDPVADSPLLRSAAAPDPRTLVDILRTTAETVPESPAVDNGAEVLTYAEFWERASLLADELHALGVGRGDRVGIRIDSGTVDLYAAIAGVVVAGAAYVPVDVDDPPERARTVLGEASVAAVVGDGMQIALRRAARDLSEEERAFPTTEDDAWIIFTSGSTGTPKGVAVRHRSAAAFVDAEARWFLADAPLGPGDRVMAGLSVAFDASCEEMWLAWRHGACLVPAPRSLVKSGAELGSWLVANGITVVSTVPTLVSLWPTSALDRVRLLILGGEACPPEIGARLATADREVWNTYGPTEATVVACGARLGPEGPVRIGLPLDGWDLAVVDAQGHRVPEGEPGELIIGGVGLARYLDPAKDAEKYAAMPTLGWERAYRSGDVVLNDPDGLLFQGRADDQVKIGGRRIELGELDSALLGLPGVVAAAAAIRKSAAGNTVLVGYVRVDPAFDASSASQHLRATMPAAMVPRLAVVETIPTRTSGKVDRDALPWPLPSDESATADLGAGAAWLAGIWRDLLGASPGGADADFFDLGGGSLTAAQLVARVREEVPELTVADVYEHPTLGDLAVVLESLRGRDAKGNETVHPVPLASQVALTLATVVARTVGGLRWLAWTGLGVLAARELLDAVWLPAVSWAWVVPLWLLLVLPPGRIVVAAALSRLVLLGVVPGRYRRGGATHVRVWFAERLAAEVGATGLGSAALTTLYAKLLGCTVGRGVDLHTVPPVTGFLTLGAHSSIEPEVDVSGHWVDGGTFHLGRVEVGKRTRIGTRSTLAGGAEVGDDAEIGPGSVVFGAVPTGEYWSGAPAEAVGPARGPSVTSKARRSPAWMVAYGVTAPLLSALPGLSLALAALLGLAVTGVPYDAESAFVTAFVAVPAIMVVAGLVLAAAIVAVVRLQSRRLEPGTHPIHGSQAWRAWTVVRVLDEARTWLFPLYSSFLTPTWLRLLGARIGTDVEASTVLMIPSLTTVNDGAFLADDTMLGMYELGGGWLRVERVKIGRRAFVGNSGMTAPGRKVPKGGLVAVLSAAPRRGTAKAGTSWLGSPPVQLRRSSGDTDASRTFEPPRRLRVLRALVEVCRIAAVWVSAWIGVLVVAGMIWLLAHGSVTVAALLGGVVLALGGVLAAGVTTLAKWTLVGRVRPGGHPLWSGFVWRNELADAFVEVVAAPWFTRHVLATPVLNAWLRTLGARIGRGVWCESYWLPETDLVRLDAGSTVNRGCVVQTHLFHDRILSMDTVRLAAGATLGPHGVVLPAASLGRHATVGPVSLVMRGESVPAKTRWIGNPIGPWVDAG
- a CDS encoding M1 family metallopeptidase, with translation MKRLLSRGPLGNDVYVPKHGDPSYSVRHYDLELAVVLVTNALSGVAMLSCTALEDLDDLTLDLYRLRVSKLKLDGAPPAKFNHRGHHLVVRPQRTIPAGTEFTLEISYHGSPQPMPGPDGEAGWEELADGLIVASQPHGAPSWFPCNDRPDDKATYAFGITVPQGYTAIANGRAVATRRRGSTVRHEFAESSPMATYLATVQVGRYVPLKGEAAGVELTTWCPPGRKSAVAEAFADQPAMIEVFSRLFGPYPFQTYAAVVTDDELEIPLEAHSLSIFGSNLVDRDWSAQRLIAHELAHQWFGNSVTLRHWRDIWLHEGFACYAEWLWSEESGGRPAAAHAEEQWHRLAELKQDLVLSDPGPDDMFDDRLYKRGALTLHALRLRVGDEAFFELLRSWTDRYRHSGVTTDDFVELAQELAGVDGAEFFGPWLDETALPPLT